From the Streptomyces sp. NBC_00654 genome, the window AGGAGGAACCCGTGGCCGCCGAGTCCGCAGCCGGGCCCAAGCCGGAGATTCTCGCCGCGTTCGAGGCCGCCAAGGGCTTCATGCCGGTCCATGAGGGGCTCGCCCTGTACGAGGCCGCCGCCGGGGCCGCCGCGCTCGGGCTCCCGCTGCTGGAGGTCGGGACGTACTGCGGGCGCTCCACGATCCTGCTCGGCGACGCCGCCCGCACCGCCGGTGTCACGGCGCTCACCGTCGACCACCATCGCGGCAGCGAGGAGCAGCAGCCCGGCTGGGAGTACCACGATCCGTCCGTGGTGGACCCGGAGGTGGGGCTGATGGACACCCTGCCGACGTTCCGGCGCACCCTGCACCGAGCGGGTCTGGAGGAGCACGTGGTGGCGCTCGTGGGGCGGTCGCCGCAGGTCGCGGCCGTCTGGGGCGGGAAGCTGGGCCTCGTCTTCATCGACGGCGGCCACACCGACGAGCACGCGACCAGCGACTACGAGGGCTGGGCCCCGCACGTCGCCGAGGGCGGGCTGCTCGTCATCCACGACGTGTTCCCCGATCCGGCGGACGGCGGCCGGGCCCCGTACCGGATCCATCAGCGGGCGCTGGCCTCCGGGGCGTTCACCGAGGTGTCCATGACGGACTCGCTCCGCGTCCTGCGGCGTACCGGACCGGGTATCTGACCCGCCCCGATACCATCGCCCGCGTGCCGTACGACGACAGCGTTCCCCCCACCCGCCGCGCCCGGCCCCTGATCGCCGCCGCCGCGCTGGCCTCGCTCTGCCTGACCGTCGCCGGATGCGGAGGAGGTGGCGGCGACGGCGGTACCGCGCGGCCCCGGCCGGGCTCCGGCGCCGACGCGTCCGTACCGGCGTCGCCGTCCGCTCCGGTGTCCGCCTCCCCCGGGAGCCCGCGTCCGGCCACGGAGCCGGCGAAGCCCTCGGCGTCCGCGAGGCCGAAGCCGCCGAAGGGGCCGAAGGGGCCGCTCACCGGCCGGACCGTGGTGATCGACCCGGGCCACAATCCGCGCAACCGCGAGCACACCCGGGAGATCGGCCGCCAGGTGGACATCGGCACGGCGTCCAAGGAGTGCGACACCACCGGGACCTCCACGAACGAGGGTTACGCGGAAGCCCTGTTCACCCTCGACGTGTCGCACCGACTGCGCGATCTGCTCCGGGCGCGGGGGGCCGAGGTGAAACTCACGTACGACAACGACCGCGCCTTCGGACCGTGCGTCGACGAGCGGGCCAGGATCGGCAACGAGGCCGGCGCCGACGCGGTGCTCTCGGTCCACGCGGACGGATCCGCCGTGGGAAACCGCGGCTTTCATGTGATCCTCCCCGCACGGGTCCGCTCGGGCGCCGCGGACACCTCGAAGATCGTCGAACAGTCGGCCGATCTCGGTGCCCGGATCGCGGGCAACTTCCTGCGGACCACCGGAACTGCGCCTTCCAATTACATCGGCGGCAATACCGGACTGGACACCCGCGGAGATCTCGGCGGACTGAATTTGTCGACCGTGCCCAAAGTGTTCATCGAATGCGGCAATATGCGTGATCCGAAGGACGCCGCCCTGCTCACCAGCGGGAGTTGGCGCCAGAAGGCTGCCCAGGGCATGGCCGATGGCATCACCAGCTACCTGAAGGGGTAGTTCTGGGTTGAAATTGGGGGGATACCCGTTCAGGTTCCCGGCCGGGGCGCAACCCGGCCGGGCAGACGATAGATTCATCCGTACGATGGGGAGCCGCCCCCGAGCTTCATTGCCGTACCCGCCGCAACGGCGGCAGCGACGACCGCCCCGACGAGACGACCGACTAAGGACCTTCACGTGAATATCCGCTCCCTCACTCGAGGCGACGGCGTGGTGATCGGAGCAGCGGTCGTGCTGTTCATCGCCTCTTTCCTCGACCTCTCCGGCTACGACTGCCCGCGGGGCGTCGACTGCTCCCAGTACAGCGCGAACGCCTGGGACTCGCTCTCGCTCCTGATGAGCATCTTCCTGGCCGGTGTCATCGGTGCGGCGCTGCTGATCGTCGGGCGCGCCAACCCGGGCCGCAAGGTCGTGGGGCTCGATCTCGCCCAGTTCGGCGCCTCGTTCGCGGTCTTCGCGCTGTGGTCGGCCTTCTGGACGATCATCGACGCCAATGACGCGGGCGCGGGCATGATCCTCGGCCTGCTGGCGGCCATCGTGCTGGCGGCCGGCGCGGTCGCCGGTCCGCTCGTCCCCGCGCTCAAGGCCCCGCTCGCCGGTGCGCCGCGTCCGGCGCAGGGTGTGCAGTCGCCGTACGGTGCCCAGCCGCAGCCCGGTCAGGGTTACGGCTACCCCGGCGGCCAGCAGTCCCCGTACGGCGCGCAGCCCGGCCAGCCCCAGCCGTACGGCGCGCAGCCCGGTCAGCCCGACCCGGCGCAGGCCGCCCAGGCGCAGCAGGCCCCGCAGGGTGCCGCCGCCGCTCCGGCCGCCGACTTCACCCCGTTCTGGTTCGCCGTTCCGGTGGCCCGTCCGCTGTACGGCGAGGACGGTTCGCCGAACCCGATCGCCGAACTGGCGCCGGGCACCTGGTACCTCGCGGTGGAGCAGCGCGGTCCGGGTCTCATCGCCCAGACGCAGGACGGCCGTCGTGGCGTCCTCCAGGACACCACGGGCATCCAGCGCGGCTGACCCCGCGCACGGCCCCGACGGCCCCCCGCCCTTCCGGGCGGGGGGCCGTTGTCGTACAGTCCCGGAGCGCGGCATTGATCTGACGTAGCGTCACATACCTTGGAGGGACCGGAATGCGGCTCGGACTCGCGCTCGGATACTGGGGCCGCGGCCCGAATCCCGGCCATCTCGCCCTGGCCCGGGAGGCCGAGGAACTCGGCTACGACTCGGTGTGGACGGCGGAGGCCTGGGGCTCGGACGCCTTCACCCCGCTGACCTGGATCGCCGCCCACACCTCACGCGTCCGGCTGGGCACGGCCATCGCGCAGATGGCGGCCCGTACGCCCACCGCGACCGCCATGCACGCGCTGACCCTGGACCATCTCTCGGGCGGCCGGATGATGCTCGGTCTCGGGCTCTCCGGGCCGCAGGTGGTGGAGGGGTGGTACGGCCGGCCGTTCCCGAAGAGCCCGCTGACGGCCACCCGCGAGTATGTCGACGTCGTCCGCCAGGTCCTGGCGCGCGAGGGCCCCGTCGAACTGGCCGGCCGCTTCCACTCCCACCCGTACACCGGTGCGGACGGCACCGGGCTCGGCAGGCCGCTGAAGCCGATCACCCATCCACTGCGGGCCTCCCTGCCCCTGCTGCTGGGCGCCGAGGGGCCGAAGAACATCGCGCAGACGGCCCGGATCGCGGACGGCTGGCTGCCGCTGTACTGGTCACCGACGCGCACGGATGTGTACGAGGCCTCGCTGACCGGGCTCCGCGAGGGGTTCATGATCGCGCCGATGGCACGGGCGCAGCTCTGCGACGACGTCGCGGAGGGGCTGCTGCCGGTGAAGGCGATGCTCGGCTTCTACATCGGCGGGATGGGGCACGCGGCACGCAATTTCCACGCGGACCTGATGGCCCGGATGGGATTCGAGGAGGAGGCCCGGCACATCCAGCGGCTGTTCCAGCAGGGGCGCCGGCAGGAGGCGGTGCAGGCGGTGCCCGACGCGTTCGCCGATGAGATCTCCCTGGTCGGCCCGCGCCGACGCATCAAGGAGCGGCTGGAGTTGTGGCGCGCGGGCCCGGTCACCGACCTTCTGGTCACGGCACCGGACCCGGCCACCCTGCGCGTACTGGCGGAGCTCAACAGCTGAACGGGCCGGGCGGGACGGGCCGTTGCGGACGGGCCCCCGCTCCCGGCTCATCCGAACGAGGAGCGCTCCAGCCAGAAGTCCAGCAGCTCCGCGTCGCCGAGCACCTCGACCCGGTCGCTGCCGGGATCCAGCCTGCGGTTGAAGACGAGCATCACATCGGTGAGCGATCCGCGCAGGGCGACGGTGGCCCTCTCGTGGGCCCGCCGCCAGGTGAAGCGGTCCTCGCCGAACTCGATCAGCCACTCGGCGCCGGGCGCGTCCGTGGCGTGCAGGTGCAACGAGCGTCCGCCGCCGCACAGTCCGGCCGCCTCCGGGTCGCCGCCGGCCTGGGAGAAGGCGACGATCCGGAGCCATTCGTCGATGGTGTCGGCGGCGACCTCGGGCGCCACCTCGAACACCGTCCCGGCGGCCAGTGCCGCGTCGGCACGGTGCACGACGGTCTCGTGCGTCATCCGCCGCACCCAGAAGTCCGTCCGCCGCTCCCAGCCCCACGCCCAGACCTCCGTGCCCGGCCCGGCCTCCCGCAGCGCCGCCACGGCGCCCGCCGTGCCCTCGGCGAGCCAGGCGTCCAGCGCGGCGGAGTCGTCGTCGTCGGGCCCTTCGGCGCCCGGCACCTTGCCCGCGGGGATGTCCTCGGTGGCCCGGGACCGTACGATCTCGCCCACCCAGCGGTGCGCGCCGCCCACATGCAGGGCGAGTTCCCGAAGGCTCCAGTCGGGGCAGGTGGGGACCCGGGCCGCCAGGTCCGCGCCCTTGAGCAACGCGCGCAGTTCGTCGGTCTGGGCCAGGATCTCGTCGCAGTAGCGGTCGTACGTGAGTGAAGTCATGCCCGCACCCTAAAGCGCGACCGGCACCCGATCATGCGATTAACGGTCGCGGCGGGATCCGCCGCTCCTTGACCGTCGCCCCGGTCGGTCTCAGCCGCAGCAGTCCGGCTCCAGGCCCACGGGCAGCCGTTCGCCGCTGAAGACCGCGGTGGTCGCCTCGTCGCCCCCGAGCGCGGCCACCGCGAGGAGCAGCGATCCGACGGTCCAGGTGGTGAGCTCCTCCGGCCAGAAGGCCCGGCTGCCCTCGAAGACGTACCCGGTCCAGTACATCCCTCCCTCGGCGCGCAGGTGCTGGATGGACTGGAGGATCTCCAGCGCCCGGTCGGACTCCCCCATGACCCAGAGCGCCAGCGCCAGTTCGCAGCTCTCGCCGCCCGTCACCCAGGGGTTGGGCAGCACACAGCGGACCCCGAGACCGGGGACGACGAAGCGGTCCCAGCCTTCCTGGATGCGGCGGGTGGCGGCGGCCCCGGTGAGCGCGCCGCCGAGGATGGGGTAGTACCAGTCCATCGAGTAGCGGCTCTTGTCCAGGAAGCGCTCCGGGTGGCTGCGTATCGCGTGCGCGAGCGCTCCGGTCGCCAGCTCCCAGTCGGGCTGGGCCTCCTCACGGCGTTCCGCGAGGGCCAGCGCGCAGCGCAGGGCCTGGTGGACGGAGGAGGAGCCGGTCAGCAGCGCGTCGGTGACCGCGGTGCCGTCCGCCTCGCGCTTCCAGCCGATCTGACCGCCCGGCTGCTGGAGCCCCAGCACGAACTCGATCGCGGCGAAGACGGTCGGCCACATCCGGTCGACGAACGCGTCGTCGCCCGTGGCGAGGTAGTGGTGCCAGACGCCGACGGCAACGTAGGCGCAGAAGTTGCTCTCGCGGCTCCGGTCGGTCGGCTGCCGGGGATCGCCGTCGTGGTAGGCGGCGTACCAGGAGCCGTCGGCGTTCTGGTTGCGGGCGAGCCAGTCGTAGGCGCGCTCCGCCGCCGCGTGCTCGCCCGACGCGTCCAGCGCCATGGCGGCCTCGGTGTGGTCCCACGGGTCGAGGTGATGGCCGCGGAACCAGGGCAGCGCCCCGTTCTCGCACTGCGCCGCCACCAGCGCGGCCACCGTCTCGGCGGCCTGCTCGGCGGTCAGGACCCCGGGCAGGACGAGGTGTTCGGTCTGTTCGGGAGTGCTCACGCCTCGGCCCTGGTGAGGTGCGGCTTGGTGGCGTACGCGACGAAGCTCTTGCCGACGACCGGGTTGAGCAGTTGCTCGGCGACCCGGGTGGCCATGGGCTTCTTCATGATGTCCCAGACCAGCAGCTTGTGGTACGCGCGCACCGGCAGCGCCTTCTCGTTGTCGACCCCGAACGCGCACTTCAGCCACCAGTAGGGGCTGTGCAGGGCGTGGGCGTGATGGGTGCCGTACGGCTTGAGTCCGGCCTCGCGGATCCTGCCGAGCAGTTCGTCGGCCTTGTAGATACGGATGTGGCCGCCCTCGACCTCGTGGTACGCGTCGGACAGCGTCCAGCAGACCTTCTCGGGGCCGTAGCGCGGCACGGTGATCGCGATCCGGCCGCCCGGCCTGAGGACCCGGACCATCTCGGCGAGCACGCCCTTGTCGTCGGGGATGTGCTCCATGACCTCGGAGATGATCACGACGTCGAAGGAGTCGTCGGGGAAGGGCAGATTGAGGGCGTCGCCCTGCATCGCGGTGGCCGTGGCACCCTGTGGCACCTCCCCGGCCTCCTTCATCGCGGCGAACCACTTCGCGACCTCACGGATCTCCTCGCCGTTCTGGTCGAGGGCCACCACCTGGGCGCCGCGCCGGTAGCACTCGAAGGCGTGCCGGCCGGCGCCGCAGCCCAGATCGAGCACCCGGTCGCCTGCGGCGAGCGGGAAGCGGGTGAAGTCGACGGTCAGCACGGGGCCTGCCTTCGAGTCGGAGGTACGGGGTCCGGGGGGAGATCAGGGGGTGCGGGGCGCCGGGGCGGTCACCTGCGGGCTCCGCTGGCCGCGATCGCCTGACGGTACAGCTCGGCGGTGCCGACGGCCGCCCTGGCCCAGGTGAAGTTGGCCAGCACCCGGTCGCGGCCCGCCGCGCCGAGGCGGGCCCGCAGCTCCCCGTCGCCCAGCAGCCTGGCGAGGGCCGTGGCCAGCGCGTCGGAGTCGCCGGGCGGCACGGCGAGACAGGTCTCCCCGTCGCGGCCGGTGACTTCGGGGATGGCGCCGCCCGTGGTGGCCACCAGAGGGGTGCCGGTGGCCATGGCCTCGGCGGCGGGCAGCGAGAAGCCCTCGTACAGGGAGGGCACGCAGGAGATCTGGGCGCCGCGCACGAGGTCGACCAGTTCGGCGTCGCTGATGCCCTTGACGAAGTCGACGGCGTCATGGAGGCCGTGGCGTGCGATGGCCTGCGCGACCGGTCCGTCCTCGGCCCGCTTGCCGACGACCACCAGGTGCGCGTGGGGGTTGCCGGTACGGAGCTCGGCGAGGGCCTCGACCAGGTGGACCAGGCCCTTGAGCGGGACATCGGCGCTGGAGGTGGTGACGATCCGGCCGGGTATCTCGGCGACCGAGGGGTCGGGCGACCAGAGGTCGGTGTCGGCGCCGATGTGCACCACCCGGATGCGGTCCTCGCGTACGCCGAGGTGGTCGGTGATCTCCTGCTTCGAGGAGCCGGAGACGGT encodes:
- a CDS encoding class I SAM-dependent methyltransferase, encoding MAAESAAGPKPEILAAFEAAKGFMPVHEGLALYEAAAGAAALGLPLLEVGTYCGRSTILLGDAARTAGVTALTVDHHRGSEEQQPGWEYHDPSVVDPEVGLMDTLPTFRRTLHRAGLEEHVVALVGRSPQVAAVWGGKLGLVFIDGGHTDEHATSDYEGWAPHVAEGGLLVIHDVFPDPADGGRAPYRIHQRALASGAFTEVSMTDSLRVLRRTGPGI
- a CDS encoding N-acetylmuramoyl-L-alanine amidase, which translates into the protein MPYDDSVPPTRRARPLIAAAALASLCLTVAGCGGGGGDGGTARPRPGSGADASVPASPSAPVSASPGSPRPATEPAKPSASARPKPPKGPKGPLTGRTVVIDPGHNPRNREHTREIGRQVDIGTASKECDTTGTSTNEGYAEALFTLDVSHRLRDLLRARGAEVKLTYDNDRAFGPCVDERARIGNEAGADAVLSVHADGSAVGNRGFHVILPARVRSGAADTSKIVEQSADLGARIAGNFLRTTGTAPSNYIGGNTGLDTRGDLGGLNLSTVPKVFIECGNMRDPKDAALLTSGSWRQKAAQGMADGITSYLKG
- a CDS encoding LLM class F420-dependent oxidoreductase yields the protein MRLGLALGYWGRGPNPGHLALAREAEELGYDSVWTAEAWGSDAFTPLTWIAAHTSRVRLGTAIAQMAARTPTATAMHALTLDHLSGGRMMLGLGLSGPQVVEGWYGRPFPKSPLTATREYVDVVRQVLAREGPVELAGRFHSHPYTGADGTGLGRPLKPITHPLRASLPLLLGAEGPKNIAQTARIADGWLPLYWSPTRTDVYEASLTGLREGFMIAPMARAQLCDDVAEGLLPVKAMLGFYIGGMGHAARNFHADLMARMGFEEEARHIQRLFQQGRRQEAVQAVPDAFADEISLVGPRRRIKERLELWRAGPVTDLLVTAPDPATLRVLAELNS
- a CDS encoding maleylpyruvate isomerase family mycothiol-dependent enzyme, whose amino-acid sequence is MTSLTYDRYCDEILAQTDELRALLKGADLAARVPTCPDWSLRELALHVGGAHRWVGEIVRSRATEDIPAGKVPGAEGPDDDDSAALDAWLAEGTAGAVAALREAGPGTEVWAWGWERRTDFWVRRMTHETVVHRADAALAAGTVFEVAPEVAADTIDEWLRIVAFSQAGGDPEAAGLCGGGRSLHLHATDAPGAEWLIEFGEDRFTWRRAHERATVALRGSLTDVMLVFNRRLDPGSDRVEVLGDAELLDFWLERSSFG
- a CDS encoding prenyltransferase, translating into MSTPEQTEHLVLPGVLTAEQAAETVAALVAAQCENGALPWFRGHHLDPWDHTEAAMALDASGEHAAAERAYDWLARNQNADGSWYAAYHDGDPRQPTDRSRESNFCAYVAVGVWHHYLATGDDAFVDRMWPTVFAAIEFVLGLQQPGGQIGWKREADGTAVTDALLTGSSSVHQALRCALALAERREEAQPDWELATGALAHAIRSHPERFLDKSRYSMDWYYPILGGALTGAAATRRIQEGWDRFVVPGLGVRCVLPNPWVTGGESCELALALWVMGESDRALEILQSIQHLRAEGGMYWTGYVFEGSRAFWPEELTTWTVGSLLLAVAALGGDEATTAVFSGERLPVGLEPDCCG
- a CDS encoding class I SAM-dependent methyltransferase; its protein translation is MLTVDFTRFPLAAGDRVLDLGCGAGRHAFECYRRGAQVVALDQNGEEIREVAKWFAAMKEAGEVPQGATATAMQGDALNLPFPDDSFDVVIISEVMEHIPDDKGVLAEMVRVLRPGGRIAITVPRYGPEKVCWTLSDAYHEVEGGHIRIYKADELLGRIREAGLKPYGTHHAHALHSPYWWLKCAFGVDNEKALPVRAYHKLLVWDIMKKPMATRVAEQLLNPVVGKSFVAYATKPHLTRAEA
- a CDS encoding glycosyltransferase family 4 protein produces the protein MTAEAIETGPRTGNGTSGRTGDGPLRIALLTYKGNPFCGGQGVYVRHLARELTRLGHSVEVIGAQPYPVLDEGVPLTELPSLDLYRQPDPFRTPGRGEYRDWIDLAEVATMWTGGFPEPLTFSLRARRHLAARRGEFDVIHDNQTLGYGLLADLGAPLVTTIHHPITVDRQLDLDAAENRRRRASVRRWYGFTRMQKRVARRLPSVLTVSGSSKQEITDHLGVREDRIRVVHIGADTDLWSPDPSVAEIPGRIVTTSSADVPLKGLVHLVEALAELRTGNPHAHLVVVGKRAEDGPVAQAIARHGLHDAVDFVKGISDAELVDLVRGAQISCVPSLYEGFSLPAAEAMATGTPLVATTGGAIPEVTGRDGETCLAVPPGDSDALATALARLLGDGELRARLGAAGRDRVLANFTWARAAVGTAELYRQAIAASGARR